CCTCCGACCATCCGCTCGGCGGTCTCGGCTTCGCCAACTGGGCGTACGAGGTCGCGGAGCAGGAGGCTGCCCTCGGTGTCTTCTTCGACACCGTCGTCGTCTGCTCGGTCACCGGCTCCACCCAGGCCGGCATGGTCGCGGGCTTCGCCGCCATCGAGGAGGCGGGCGGCCGGCCCCGGCGCGTGCTGGGCATCGACGCCTCCGCGGAACCGGCCAGGACCCGGGAGCAGATCGCCCGGATCGCCCACGACACCGCCGCGCTGATCGGTGTGCGGCGCGAGCTCACCGAGGCGGACGTCGAGCTCGACGAGCGCTACCACGGGGGTACGTACGGCATCCCCGACGAGGCCACGCTCGACGCGATGCGGCTGGCCGCGCGGACCGAGGGAATGGTGACGGACCCGGTGTACGAGGGGAAGTCGATGGCGGGGATGGCCGACCTCGTGGCGCGGGGCGAGATCGCCCGCGACGCGACCGTTCTCTACGCCCACCTCGGCGGTCAGCCCGCACTGAACGGATACAGCGCGCTCTTCGCGGAAGCATGAGCGCAAGGAAGGCGTTAAAGATTGAGCGGAGTTCTGTGCCCGGAGCCGGAAATTAGGGGAGATTGACCCCTTTTGATGGGGTGGTGGCTCAACGGCATCCATACGGAACGCATACGATCCTCTGCGTGTCCAAACTGACCGACGTGCCCAAACGGATCCTGATCGGCCGGGCGCTGCGCAGCGACAATCTGGGAGAAACGCTCCTCCCGAAGCGCATCGCGCTCCCCGTCTTCGCATCCGACCCGCTGTCCTCGGTGGCGTACGCACCTGGAGAAGTTCTCCTCGTGCTGTCCATCGCGGGTGTGTCGGCCTACCACTTCAGCCCGTGGATCGCGCTGGCCGTCGTGGTGCTCATGTTCACGGTCGTCGCCTCGTACCGGCAGAACGTGCGTGCGTACCCGAGCGGCGGCGGTGACTACGAGGTCGCCAACACCAACCTCGGACCGAGGGCCGGACTGACGGTCGCCAGCGCCCTGCTGGTCGACTACGTCCTGACCGTCGCCGTGTCGATCTCCTCCGGTGTGGAGAACCTCGGCTCGGCGGTCCCCTTCGTCGTGGAAAACAAGGTTCCGGTCGCCGTCGGGGCGATCGTCCTGCTGACGGTGATGAACCTCCGGGGCGTCAAGGAATCCGGCAAGCTCTTCGCCATCCCGACGTACCTCTTCGTCGTCGGCGTCTTCCTGATGATCCTCTGGGGCGCGTTCCGCGGACTCGTCCTCGGCGACACCATGCACGCCCCGACCTCGGACCTGGAGATCAAGCCCGAGCACCAGGGGCTGGCCGGCTTCGCGCTGGTCTTCCTGCTCCTGCGGGCGTTCTCCTCCGGCTGTGCCGCCCTCACCGGCGTCGAGGCGATCAGCAACGGCGTGCCCGCCTTCCGTAAGCCGAAGAGCAAGAACGCCGCGACCACCCTCGCGATGATGGGCCTGCTGGCCGTCACCATGTTCTGCGGCATCATCGGGCTGGCCATGGCCACCGATGTGAAGATGGCCGAGAACCCGGCGGAGGACCTGATCCGCGACGGCGCCGCCGTCGGCGAGAGCTTCGTCCAGGACCCCGTGATCTCCCAGGTCGCGGCAGCGGTCTTCGGCGACGGGACCTTCCTCTTCGTGGTGCTCGCCGCGGCCACCGCACTCGTCCTCTTCCTGGCCGCCAACACCGCGTACAACGGCTTCCCGCTGCTCGGCTCGATCCTCGCCCAGGACCGCTACCTGCCGCGCCAGCTGCACACCCGCGGCGACCGGCTCGCCTTCTCCAACGGCATCGTGCTGCTGGCCGGCGCGGCGATCCTGCTCGTCTGGATCTACGGGGCGGACTCGACCCGGCTCATCCAGCTGTACATCGTCGGCGTCTTCGTCTCCTTCACCCTCAGCCAGACCGGCATGGTGCGGCACTGGAACCGCCATCTGCGCGCCGAG
The Streptomyces sp. NBC_00234 DNA segment above includes these coding regions:
- a CDS encoding 1-aminocyclopropane-1-carboxylate deaminase encodes the protein MPADLSSYERYPLLFGPSPVHRLDRLTEHLGGAALWAKREDCNSGIAYGGNKTRKLEYLVADALAQGCDTLVSIGGVQSNHTRQVAAVAARAGLKCVLIQESWVEWPDAVYDKVGNILISRLAGADVRLVRAGFGIGVKESFEQALREVEDRGGRPYAIPAGASDHPLGGLGFANWAYEVAEQEAALGVFFDTVVVCSVTGSTQAGMVAGFAAIEEAGGRPRRVLGIDASAEPARTREQIARIAHDTAALIGVRRELTEADVELDERYHGGTYGIPDEATLDAMRLAARTEGMVTDPVYEGKSMAGMADLVARGEIARDATVLYAHLGGQPALNGYSALFAEA
- a CDS encoding APC family permease produces the protein MSKLTDVPKRILIGRALRSDNLGETLLPKRIALPVFASDPLSSVAYAPGEVLLVLSIAGVSAYHFSPWIALAVVVLMFTVVASYRQNVRAYPSGGGDYEVANTNLGPRAGLTVASALLVDYVLTVAVSISSGVENLGSAVPFVVENKVPVAVGAIVLLTVMNLRGVKESGKLFAIPTYLFVVGVFLMILWGAFRGLVLGDTMHAPTSDLEIKPEHQGLAGFALVFLLLRAFSSGCAALTGVEAISNGVPAFRKPKSKNAATTLAMMGLLAVTMFCGIIGLAMATDVKMAENPAEDLIRDGAAVGESFVQDPVISQVAAAVFGDGTFLFVVLAAATALVLFLAANTAYNGFPLLGSILAQDRYLPRQLHTRGDRLAFSNGIVLLAGAAILLVWIYGADSTRLIQLYIVGVFVSFTLSQTGMVRHWNRHLRAEKDPAARRHMIRSRAINTFGAFFTGLVLVVVLATKFTHGAWVALLGMVIFYGTMSAIRKHYDRVADEIAADETPSDETVRPSRVHSIVLVSKLHRPTLRALAYAKLIRSDRLEALTISVDADETKTLKDEWERRGINVPLKILDSPYREVTRPVIEYVKGLRRESPRDVVSVYIPEYVVGHWYEHLLHNQSALRLKGRLLFTPGVMVTSVPYQLESSEAAKKRARKRADWSAPGSVRRGPVERKQKEPSSKG